A portion of the Suricata suricatta isolate VVHF042 chromosome 11, meerkat_22Aug2017_6uvM2_HiC, whole genome shotgun sequence genome contains these proteins:
- the LOC115272542 gene encoding olfactory receptor 52N1-like yields MPWTVHMLAVFEKHPVERFYPIQYNLLLTNTAITKVGFATFSRGVLLTIPFTFLITRLPFCRGNLIHHTYCDHMSVAKLSCGNIKINVIYGLVVAISIAGFDIFCICMSYTSIIRTVVNLSSADARHKAFSTCTSHICAIVITYVPAFFNFFTHRFGGRTIPHHVHIVIANLYLLLPPTLNPIVYGMKTKQIREGVIKLFLREKDILSMS; encoded by the exons ATGCCGTGGACTGTACACATGCTTGCTGTGTTCGAGAAGCACCCAGTAG AAAGGTTTTACCCTATTCAATATAATTTGCTAC TCACCAACACTGCAATTACCAAGGTTGGGTTTGCCACCTTCAGTAGAGGTGTTTTGCTCACAATCCCATTCACTTTCCTCATCACACGTCTTCCCTTCTGCAGGGGCAACCTCATCCACCACACCTACTGTGACCATATGTCTGTGGCCAAATTGTCTTGTGGCAACATCAAGATTAATGTTATTTATGGTCTAGTAGTTGCCATATCGATTGCAGGATTTGATATTTTCTGTATCTGCATGTCTTACACCAGTATTATCCGGACTGTAGTAAATCTCTCATCTGCAGATGCTCGCCACAAAGCCTTCAGCACTTGCACCTCACACATATGTGCTATTGTTATCACCTATGTCCCAGCCTTCTTCAACTTCTTCACTCACCGCTTTGGGGGACGCACCATACCTCACCACGTTCATATTGTCATAGCCAACCTCTACCTGTTGCTGCCTCCCACTTTGAATCCAATTGTCTATGGAATGAAGACCAAGCAGATCCGTGAAGGAGTAATCAAGTTATTTCttagagaaaaagatattttgagtATGAGCTAA